A genome region from Magnolia sinica isolate HGM2019 chromosome 8, MsV1, whole genome shotgun sequence includes the following:
- the LOC131253795 gene encoding UDP-glucose iridoid glucosyltransferase-like, producing the protein MAWLDKQVPETVIYISFGSSGSFGKKDVVEIAWGLANSDQPFLWVLRPGSIHGHDSVELPEGFEEKTRERGRIVNWAPQQEVLAHPSVGGFWTHNGWNSTLESICEGVPMLCSPYLWDQKVNARFASHVWKVGIQLENGFNRSEIEWAIRRLMVENEGKEIRERARDLKENAMHCMEKGGSSYESLESLVDLIMSL; encoded by the coding sequence ATGGCATGGCTAGACAAGCAGGTGCCAGAGACCGTGATTTACATCAGCTTCGGGAGCTCGGGTTCCTTTGGTAAAAAAGACGTGGTGGAGATAGCCTGGGGGCTAGCCAATAGTGACCAGCCCTTCTTGTGGGTTCTCCGGCCCGGCTCTATCCACGGCCATGATTCAGTCGAACTACCGGAAGGGTTCGAAGAGAAGACGCGGGAGAGGGGCCGGATAGTTAACTGGGCCCCACAACAAGAAGTGCTGGCCCACCCATCAGTGGGAGGTTTTTGGACACACAATGGTTGGAATTCTACGTTGGAGAGCATATGTGAAGGGGTTCCTATGTTATGTTCTCCTTATTTATGGGACCAAAAAGTGAATGCTAGGTTTGCGAGCCATGTTTGGAAGGTGGGAATACAACTTGAGAATGGTTTCAATAGAAGTGAGATAGAGTGGGCCATAAGAAGATTGATGGTGGAGAATGAAGGGaaggagataagagagagagcaCGTGATCTAAAGGAAAATGCAATGCATTGTATGGAAAAGGGAGGTTCTTCATATGAGTCATTAGAGAGTTTGGTTGATCTTATCATGTCATTGTAA